A single Orcinus orca chromosome 2, mOrcOrc1.1, whole genome shotgun sequence DNA region contains:
- the GTF2A2 gene encoding transcription initiation factor IIA subunit 2, whose amino-acid sequence MAYQLYRNTTLGNSLQESLDELIQSQQITPQLALQVLLQFDKAINSALAQRVRNRVNFRGSLNTYRFCDNVWTFVLNDVEFREVTELIKVDKVKIVACDGKNTGSNTTE is encoded by the exons ATGGCATATCAGTTGTACAGAAAtaccactttgggaaacagtctTCAGGAGAGCCTCGATGAGCTTATACAG tctcAACAGATTACCCCCCAGCTTGCCCTTCAAGTTCTACTTCAGTTTGATAAGGCTATAAATTCAGCGTTGGCACAGAGGGTCAGGAACCGAGTCAATTTCAGG ggcTCTCTAAATACATACAGATTCTGCGATAATGTGTGGACTTTTGTATTGAATGATGTTGAATTCAGAGAGGTGACAGAACTTATTAAAGTGGATAAAGTGAAAATTGTAGCCTGTGATGGTAAAA ATACTGGCTCCAATACTACAGaatga